GGTGTGGTCGCTGACCATTCCCACAACATAGATGAGTGGATTCATCTTTTGATGAAAGCCACTGATCAACATTCCACCATCTGGCGTATACTCTAGTTTTTGACCATCCTCTAGCTCCGTTTGAACACCTGCACCAAAATCAAAATACTTGGTCTTGATCACATAGATGTCTTTGCCATGAATTTCATAGTAGTCTGTCAATGGACTCTTGTGCACCGAGTGGATAAAGGTCACAGAAAATTGCGTCCCATCCCAAACAGGGACTTTCAAAAAGATTTGTCCATTCTCTCCAGAAAGAACAAGTGTTTTCGTTATAAGAACACAATAGCAACAAAGTAACGCTGTCGCAATACCTAGCAGTATGCACGGCAGCGTTCTTTCCTTCATTATTTCATTGCTCCAACTTCTTTATAGTACTTTTGTGCACCTGGATGGAATGGAATGGTAATTCCTTCTACGGCAAACTTTGGATCGAGCTGCTCAGCCTTTGCATGAGCAATTTTACTCTTGTTTTCAAAAATGGCCTTGGTCATCTGGTATACGGTGTCCTCATCGAGTTTATCCGATACAATAAAGGTTGCCTTTACTGCAGCTGATGTCACCTCGTTGTCCACGCCCTTATAAGTACCTGCTGGAATCTTATACTCGGTGTAGAATGGATACTTGCTCTTTAATACTTGCATCTTATCTTCATCCACACTCAATACATGAATGCTATTGGTTGTGGCAAGCTCAACAACGGCTGTTGTTGGTGCACCAGCCACACAGAAGAAAGCATCAATCTTTCCATCTTTTAGTGCCTCTGCACTGTCGCCAAAGCTTAAGTTTTGTACCTTGATGTCATTAAAACTTAGTCCATAGGCATCCAATAACTGGCGAGCATTAAACTCTGTACCTGATCCTGCATCGCCGACAGAAACGGTCTTGCCCTTTAAATCAGCAATCGAGTTAATAGAAGAGTTTGCTACAACCTGAACGACTTCGGAATATGCTCCGCCCAATGCAGAAAATCCCTTGCTTGGACCATCCTTTTCAAAGAGATCTGTTCCCTTATAAGCATAATCGGCAACATCATTTTGAACTAAGGCCATATCTGCCTCGCCGTCCACAATCTCAAAAATATTTGCCTTTGACGCACCTGAGGAATGTACAGTCAATGAGATATCTGGAAGAACCTCTTGCAATGTCTGTGAAATGACACCGCCGTAAGCATAGTAGGTACCTGTTGTTCCACCAGTGGCAAATCGAATCTTCTTTGCATTTTTATTGTCCGTAGTCTTTGCTGCTGATGAAGCTGCATCTTTATTGTCAGTACTCTTTGCTGTCGATGAAGCTGCATCTTTTGTGTTAGTTGTGTTTGTACTATTTCCACAACCTGCGAGCGAAACCGCAGCGATAAGTGCAAGTGCTGCAAAAACTTTCTTTGTCATTTTCATATTATTTCCTCCCTAAACCAAAACCTTGTACGAATTTGTGTACAGTATAGGAGGAAAGTCTCACAAAATCCAACACATTTTTTTCACAGTTTCACAACTTTTTAGTTGTTACTTTTCTTTTTCTAAACCTTTTCTTTTCTACTAAGACTTCGCCACACCGTCAAAAGCATTGTCACATAGCAGGCAATTCCTCCCACATAATTGCTGATTGGCTCTGCATAAAATACGCCGTGCACCCCCATAAAATGCGGCAAAATAATGGTCATTGGCACAACAATAATTACCTTTCTCAATAAACTAAAAAAGATAGAAAATTTGCTATAGCCAAGAGCCACAAAGATGGACTGACCACAAAATTGAAGACTCATCATAAAAAATCCCATAAAAAAGATGCGAAGGCTGGGAATGGTTGTTGCAACTAAGATTTCATCCTTAGTAAAGAGTCGAATAAAAAATTCTGGAAAATGGCTGACCATCAGCCAAGCAAGCACGGTATAACCTCCACCCAAAATGCTGACAAATCGTATACCTTCCTTTACTCTTTTATACTGTTTTGCACCAAAATTAAATCCCAGCACAGGCTGTGCACCATAGGTAATTCCCTGCACAACCAAAGTAAAAATTTCTCGCAAGGAATTAATAATGGTCATTGCTCCCACAAAGACATCACCACCATATTGGCGGAGCGTGGCATTGCACACAATCTGTGTCAAGGAATTGGTCACTCCCATGGTAAATCCCGAAAGCCCTAGGCCAAGAACTTGCTTGATTATAGTAAAATCATTGACAAGCATATATTTTCTTTGAATCGTGTACATTGGCTGTTTTCCTGTTAAAAACAGCATAACCCAGAGAAAACTTAAAAATTGGCTGATGACTGTGGCAATGGCCGCTCCTCTCACTCCCAAATGCAATCCAAAAATAAAAATTGGATCAAGAATACTATTGGCAACAGCCCCCACAACCGTTGTCGCCATTCCAACCCTACTAAATCCCTGTGCATTAATAAAGGCATTCATTCCACTGCTGACCATAGTAAATATTGTTCCCAGCAAATAAATAACTAAATATTGACTGGCGTAGACATAGGTCGCCTCTGATGCACCAAAGGCAAATAAAATTGGACGCATAAAAATGTAAAAAATCAACATCATCAAAATTGCTGTAAAAATCAACATGGAAAAGCAGTTGCCAAGAAGTTTTTTTGCTTTTTCATGATTTCCCCTTCCTCGCTCAATGGAGCAAAGTGGTGCTCCTCCACTAGAAAACAAAAAGCCAAATGCTGAAATAATGGAAATAATAGGAAATGTCAGCCCCACTCCTGTCAGAGCTAAACTTGCATCCTTTGCCATATGCCCAATGTAGATTCTATCCACCAGATTATAGAGAACTTGGACCAATTGGGCAATTGTGTAGGGAATAGCCATACTCAAGATATTGGAGGAGACGCTCCCCTTAGAAAAATCATTTTTCATTTTTATCCTCTTTATCCTCCTCTTTTTTCTCTCTATCATAGCAAAGATAGACCTAAAAAAATAGTGCACAGCCACTGCCGTACACTATCTTTCACACTATTTTTCTAATTTTCTATCTTTGTCTTTTCGTTGAGTTCCGCAAATTCTGTCACCATACTTGCTAAGTTTTGTACATTGCTTGGAATAATAATCTTGGTTGCCCTTCCATCCGCAATCTTCTCAAAACTCTCCAGTCCACGAAGAGCAAGCACTTCCTTGGTTGGATGTGACTCATTTAATAGCTTTAATGCCTCGGCCTTTGCCCTTTGCACCTCAAGAATCGCCTGTGCCTGACCTTGTGCCTTTTGAATGGCCGTCTCTTTTTCTGCCTCTGCATTTAATATCGCTGCCTGCTTGGCACCTTCAGCAATCAAAATGGCACTCTCCTTCTTTGCCTGTGCCTCAAGAATATTCGCCCTCTTCTCGCGCTCTGCCTTCATTTCCTTCTCCATTGCCACACGAATATCCTCTGGCGGAAGAATGCTCTTTAGCTCCACTCGATTGACCTTAATTCCCCATGGATCAGTTGCCTCATCAAGTTCCGCACGCATTGCTGTGTTAATCGTATCTCTAGAGGTCAAAGTCTGATCGACCGTCATATCACCAATAATATTTCTCAATGTCGTCGCTGTCAAATTTTCAATGGCAGAAATCGGTCGCTCAACACCATAGGTATATAACTTTGCATCCGTCACCTGATAGTAGACAATGGTATCAATTTGCATCGTCGCATTGTCCTTGGTAATCACTGGCTGAGGTGGAAAATCAACCACTTGCTCCTTCAATGAAATAATCTTTGCCACATTATCAATAAATGGGATAATTAAATGTAGTCCTGACTTTAATGTCTGATGATATTCTCCAAATCTTTGTACCACATACGCCTTTGACTCAGGCACAATCTTCATACAACGAAATACAATAATGAGTGCAATGACAATTAAAATAACAAATATCGCTAATGGCATTCTACTCTCCTCCTCGCTCTAATACAATTTTATTTCCCTCAAAGTGATCAATAAAAGCACTCTCTCCGTCTCTATATTCTTCCTTCGCAAGGGCACTCCAAATTCCTCCCTTATATCGGACTTCATACAGAAATAGTTCTCCGTCTTTGCCTAAGCTTTTTGTCACCTTGACCTCTTCCTTTGGAAGAGCATCTTTTGTGTGAAACACATTGTTGCAAAATGGTTTAAAAACCAAAATAAAAATAAGGGACAAAATGGCAAAGACGACAAGTTGAATGGAAAAATTAAAAATGAATAAACTCAATCCCACCATAATCAGTGCGGCCAGTGCAAACCAAACAGAAACCATTGCGGGAATAATCGCCTCCACAATCAAGCAGATTGCACATATAATCCCCCACATCAACATATGCTCACCTCCTATGTTTAGGATTATATCATAAATCTAAGATGAATTTCTATTATTTTTTTAACATTATTCTGATTTTTTTGTTAAATTATCAACTTTTTATAAATCTATAGCATTTATTTTTATTTTGTGCTACTATTAATCCATAGTAATTTACTATGAATTAAATTTTTGATTTGAAAGGAGTCAAACTATGGCTAAAAAACCTGATAATACATATGGACTTTTCATCAACGGAGAATTTAGAAATGCCAAAGATGGCAAATTTTTTGACACCTACTCTCCGGCAACTAAGGAAAAAATCGCCAGCGTGGCAGAGGCTACAAAGGAAGATGTCGATGACGCTGTAAACGCCGCATGGGCAGCTTTTGACTCATGGAAAAAACTTGATAAAATCAAGAGAGCAGAGATTCTTTTAAAGATTGCCGATGTGATCGATGCCAACAAAGAAGATCTTGCCTATATTGAGAGTCTTGACAATGGCAAGCCACTGCGAGAAACCCTAAACATAGATATCCCTTACGCAGCGGATCATTTTCGCTACTTTGCTTCTGCAATTCGCACAGAGGAAGATACTTCCAATTTTCTTGACAACAACACCTTATCTCTTGTCTTTAGAGAGCCAATTGGCGTTGTCGGACAGATTGTTCCTTGGAACTTTCCATTTTTAATGGCTGCTTGGAAGTTGGCACCTGTTCTTGCCTCTGGATGCTGTACTGTGTTAAAGAGCAGTTCTTCTACTCCACTCTCCATCCTAGAGCTTGCAAAATTAGTAAAGGATATTATTCCAAAGGGTGTATTCAATGTGATCTCTGGTGCAGGAAGTAAATCTGGTCAATATATACTCGATCACAATGGATTTAGGAAACTTGCCTTCACAGGATCCACGGAAGTCGGCTATTCTGTGGCAAAGGCCGCTGCCGAAAAGTTGATCCCTGCAACACTTGAGCTCGGTGGAAAGTCTGCGAATATTTTCTTCAACGACTGTGATCTTGATCTGGCCATTGACGGCGTACAATTAGGCATTTTATTTAATCAAGGTCAAGTTTGTTGTGCAGGATCTAGAGTATTCGTTCAAGAAGAAATCTATGATGAGTTTGTAAAGCGAGCAGTTGACCAATTCAATAAGATTCAAGTGGGCGATCCTCTCGATATCAACACACAAATGGGTGCTCAAATCAATGAGACTCAGGTGGCCAAAATTCAAGCCTGCGTAGACCGTGCTGTGGCGGATGGTGCTACCATTGCCTGTGGTGGTTCTCGCTACACGGAGGGAGAACTAGCTAAGGGTGCTTTCTACAAGCCAACCCTTCTGACCAATGTGACAAATGATTCCTATGCCGCACAACAAGAAATCTTTGGACCTGTGGCCGTCATCATTAAGTTTAAGACAGAAGAAGAAGTGATCAAGTATGCCAATGAAAGCGTCTATGGTCTTGGTGGCGGTGTTTGGACGAAGGATCTCAATCGAGCATTTCGTGTCTCAAGAAGCATTGAAACCGGTAGAGTTTGGGTAAATACCTACAATGCCATCCCGGCAGGTGCACCATTTGGTGGCTACAAGACTTCTGGTATTGGAAGAGAGACACACAAAGTGATCTTAGACCACTACACACAGATGAAGAATATTCTCATCAAATTAGATGAAAATCCAAGTGGATTCTACCCACAAAAGTAATACAAAGGCATAAATTTAAGGAGAGCTTTCAGACTATGGTCTGAGGGCTCTCCTCTTTTTATTTATAATTGTGATAGGATGTCCATTTCTATCTATGGTTGCCACAACACAAGAGTGTATCTCTTCTACCAAAATTTTTCTACGACAATCTTTTTAAAGAAAAGTCGGACTGGACACTAAAAAATACTCTATCAATATAACTTCCTGTATTTTTGTCATATACAATAATTTCCACACCTTCTTCGTTCGGTGATGTATAATTGGGAACTTCCCTTTCAAGTTCCTTTTCCTCCACCGCTCGAATCTTATTCACACCTGTCTCTGGCATATACCATTGTCCTTCATTGTTTCGATCAAGAATTGTCGGGTCAATGCCAATAGAGGAAAGTAGTTGTGCAAAGTGATCATAGGAGGAAGATTTATGGAGATTTCCTCTTCTCACCACATAGATACCACGATGATTTCTTTCAAACTCCTTAAAGTAATCATCTGTATCGGTGATCTGTGAAAAATAGCCATTCTGGGCCGCCACAGCATACTCCCCCCAACTATTGTAGCGAGCATCTCCTCGATGATCTGGCAAATCGTAATTTTTCTTAAGGTAGTCTGCAATATACTTTGAGACCTTTCTTCCCCCATTTGTATTCACATGAAGATTGTCACTGTAGAAATCCTCTTTTTTAAAGTCAATGACCTCATCCATCAAATTAAAATTAAAGAAGGTCAGACCCAATTCCTTGGCCAAATCATCCACATAGTTATAGTAGGGCTGAGAATCATTTCGAACCGCCGTCGGTGTGGTCACAAGTAAAAGTGGAATTTTTTCCGTCTTACAGGTCTCTACTATTTTTCGAAAATACTTTTCCTCTTTCGCTGTCATCGGTTTCCTTTCATCTGTCTTTTCCACAGTCATTGGCATATCCGCCGTTGTGCCATAGCGATATCCTGAAC
This region of Lachnospiraceae bacterium oral taxon 096 genomic DNA includes:
- a CDS encoding DUF1850 domain-containing protein, producing MKERTLPCILLGIATALLCCYCVLITKTLVLSGENGQIFLKVPVWDGTQFSVTFIHSVHKSPLTDYYEIHGKDIYVIKTKYFDFGAGVQTELEDGQKLEYTPDGGMLISGFHQKMNPLIYVVGMVSDHTLKVNQRIYSLRDICGRGAEVTFSVE
- a CDS encoding MATE family efflux transporter, whose protein sequence is MIERKKRRIKRIKMKNDFSKGSVSSNILSMAIPYTIAQLVQVLYNLVDRIYIGHMAKDASLALTGVGLTFPIISIISAFGFLFSSGGAPLCSIERGRGNHEKAKKLLGNCFSMLIFTAILMMLIFYIFMRPILFAFGASEATYVYASQYLVIYLLGTIFTMVSSGMNAFINAQGFSRVGMATTVVGAVANSILDPIFIFGLHLGVRGAAIATVISQFLSFLWVMLFLTGKQPMYTIQRKYMLVNDFTIIKQVLGLGLSGFTMGVTNSLTQIVCNATLRQYGGDVFVGAMTIINSLREIFTLVVQGITYGAQPVLGFNFGAKQYKRVKEGIRFVSILGGGYTVLAWLMVSHFPEFFIRLFTKDEILVATTIPSLRIFFMGFFMMSLQFCGQSIFVALGYSKFSIFFSLLRKVIIVVPMTIILPHFMGVHGVFYAEPISNYVGGIACYVTMLLTVWRSLSRKEKV
- a CDS encoding NfeD family protein produces the protein MLMWGIICAICLIVEAIIPAMVSVWFALAALIMVGLSLFIFNFSIQLVVFAILSLIFILVFKPFCNNVFHTKDALPKEEVKVTKSLGKDGELFLYEVRYKGGIWSALAKEEYRDGESAFIDHFEGNKIVLERGGE
- a CDS encoding aldehyde dehydrogenase family protein, translated to MAKKPDNTYGLFINGEFRNAKDGKFFDTYSPATKEKIASVAEATKEDVDDAVNAAWAAFDSWKKLDKIKRAEILLKIADVIDANKEDLAYIESLDNGKPLRETLNIDIPYAADHFRYFASAIRTEEDTSNFLDNNTLSLVFREPIGVVGQIVPWNFPFLMAAWKLAPVLASGCCTVLKSSSSTPLSILELAKLVKDIIPKGVFNVISGAGSKSGQYILDHNGFRKLAFTGSTEVGYSVAKAAAEKLIPATLELGGKSANIFFNDCDLDLAIDGVQLGILFNQGQVCCAGSRVFVQEEIYDEFVKRAVDQFNKIQVGDPLDINTQMGAQINETQVAKIQACVDRAVADGATIACGGSRYTEGELAKGAFYKPTLLTNVTNDSYAAQQEIFGPVAVIIKFKTEEEVIKYANESVYGLGGGVWTKDLNRAFRVSRSIETGRVWVNTYNAIPAGAPFGGYKTSGIGRETHKVILDHYTQMKNILIKLDENPSGFYPQK
- a CDS encoding TAXI family TRAP transporter solute-binding subunit, producing the protein MTKKVFAALALIAAVSLAGCGNSTNTTNTKDAASSTAKSTDNKDAASSAAKTTDNKNAKKIRFATGGTTGTYYAYGGVISQTLQEVLPDISLTVHSSGASKANIFEIVDGEADMALVQNDVADYAYKGTDLFEKDGPSKGFSALGGAYSEVVQVVANSSINSIADLKGKTVSVGDAGSGTEFNARQLLDAYGLSFNDIKVQNLSFGDSAEALKDGKIDAFFCVAGAPTTAVVELATTNSIHVLSVDEDKMQVLKSKYPFYTEYKIPAGTYKGVDNEVTSAAVKATFIVSDKLDEDTVYQMTKAIFENKSKIAHAKAEQLDPKFAVEGITIPFHPGAQKYYKEVGAMK
- a CDS encoding SPFH/Band 7/PHB domain protein; this encodes MPLAIFVILIVIALIIVFRCMKIVPESKAYVVQRFGEYHQTLKSGLHLIIPFIDNVAKIISLKEQVVDFPPQPVITKDNATMQIDTIVYYQVTDAKLYTYGVERPISAIENLTATTLRNIIGDMTVDQTLTSRDTINTAMRAELDEATDPWGIKVNRVELKSILPPEDIRVAMEKEMKAEREKRANILEAQAKKESAILIAEGAKQAAILNAEAEKETAIQKAQGQAQAILEVQRAKAEALKLLNESHPTKEVLALRGLESFEKIADGRATKIIIPSNVQNLASMVTEFAELNEKTKIEN